The Centroberyx gerrardi isolate f3 chromosome 12, fCenGer3.hap1.cur.20231027, whole genome shotgun sequence genome has a window encoding:
- the LOC139920432 gene encoding IgGFc-binding protein produces MALVPGLLLILAALHQESTATFPENSTGVHFIVAFPENIAYYHPDAPENKVQITALHYSTSVTVMAHIFHTETKQLQAGDTWVYDLDARMELKKSQISNNTLQITSTKPVAVRAINQKKDSMQTALVVSADNLGTEYHIPPVPRIKGTTEPASSVSTDVTERGPFKLIIINSDKANTVTLEGAESSEVSLAPYQLAQFWVKESEAMRSVKAANPVAVLFGHPCAVVVNCTCGMLFTPLPPANEEKLKFYVPPILAKDVESETFLLLSDQASLVPFNPDSSMVKASGTVLLYRPGMLLSLIPEEDFASCYILNHIPNIENYAVLVVHKDQTDGVHLGSNPLSSPKWQEMKGTDYVSTNIVLTAGKNIIWHTSSKMAVYFMGKKGLAVFGNPAPSISKTPDFRGCVLSPEVLEIGEVASGWPESVKYCREKNLQLISLNEDVLQKQVSARLSQTTDDKLKQVWIGLRRSSLTGEWYWVSKDPVTDTNWGQGEPGTVQDGQCAMMSLDTKKDFGWSDEDCCKTAIPVCYSGPVLLPVE; encoded by the exons ATGGCTCTGGTGCCAGGCCTCCTCCTGATCCTGGCAGCACTTCACCAAG AATCCACAGCCACCTTCCCCGAAAACAGCACAGGTGTTCACTTCATCGTTGCTTTTCCGGAGAACATCGCCTACTACCATCCTGATGCGCCCGAAAACAAGGTCCAAATCACTGCCTTGCATTACAGCACATCGGTCACCGTTATGGCACATATCTTCCATACAGAAACAAAGCAACTGCAGGCGGGGGACACGTGGGTTTACGACCTCGACGCACGAATGGAGCTCAAAAAGTCACAAATTTCCAATAATACCCTCCAAATCACCAGCACCAAACCTGTCGCTGTCCGTGCCATCAAccaaaaaaaagacagcatGCAGACTGCTCTGGTTGTGTCCGCTGACAACTTGGGCACAGAGTACCACATCCCGCCAGTGCCCAGAATCAAGGGAACCACCGAGCCTGCGTCATCAGTCTCTACAGACGTAACGGAAAGAGGTCCGTTCAAGCTCATCATTATCAACTCTGACAAAGCAAACACAGTTACCCTGGAAGGTGCAGAGAGCAGCGAGGTTTCGCTTGCACCCTACCAGCTCGCTCAGTTCTGGGTGAAAGAGTCGGAGGCGATGCGGTCGGTGAAAGCCGCCAACCCAGTGGCGGTCCTCTTCGGTCACCCATGCGCCGTCGTGGTCAACTGCACCTGCGGGATGCTGTTCACCCCTCTGCCGCCAGCCAACGAGGAGAAGCTCAAGTTCTACGTTCCACCAATTCTGGCCAAGGATGTTGAAAGTGAGACATTTCTACTTCTGTCAGACCAAGCCAGTCTAGTTCCCTTCAACCCAGACTCGTCCATGGTGAAGGCCTCCGGTACAGTCCTCCTCTACCGGCCCGGCATGCTCCTCAGCCTGATCCCGGAAGAGGACTTCGCCTCCTGCTATATACTCAACCACATCCCCAACATCGAGAACTATGCCGTGCTCGTGGTCCACAAGGACCAGACTGACGGGGTTCACCTAGGGAGTAATCCCTTGTCGAGCCCCAAGTGGCAGGAGATGAAAGGGACAGACTATGTCTCGACGAACATCGTACTAACGGCAGgcaaaaacatcatctggcacACTTCCTCCAAAATGGCTGTCTATTTCATGGGAAAGAAAGGGCTTGCTGTGTTTGGGAACCCCGCCCCCAGCATCAGCAAAACTCCAG ATTTCAGGGGCTGCGTCTTGTCTCCAGAAGTCCTGGAGATTGGAGAAGTGGCAAGCGGCTGGCCCGAATCGGTCAAGTACTGCAGAGAGAAGAACCTCCAGCTGATCAGCCTCAACGAGGACGTGCTCCAGAAACAAGTCTCCGCAAGGCTGAGCCAGACCACGGATGACAAGCTAAAGCAGGTGTGGATCGGCCTGCGTCGAAGCTCCCTGACTGGGGAGTGGTACTGGGTGAGCAAGGATCCGGTCACCGACACTAACTGGGGGCAGGGAGAGCCAGGCACCGTGCAAGACGGCCAGTGTGCCATGATGAGTCTGGACACCAAGAAGGACTTCGGCTGGAGCGATGAGGACTGCTGTAAGACCGCCATTCCTGTCTGCTACAGCGGCCCCGTCCTCTTACCGGTGGAGTAG